In Biomphalaria glabrata chromosome 11, xgBioGlab47.1, whole genome shotgun sequence, the following proteins share a genomic window:
- the LOC129921669 gene encoding GTP-binding protein Rheb-like: MPPKERKIAFMGFRSVGKSSLIIQYVENQFVDSYDPTIENTFSKTTRVGGQDYELHVIDTAGQDEYSVIPQSYFININGYVLVYSVNSQKSFEVVKHVYNKIIDMKGRITVPIVLVANKKDLRIERVISEDDGKRLAESWKVPFLEASAKENSSVKDIFDTILNTMRQKENGETPEKSSCVLS; this comes from the exons atgcctcccaaagaaagaaaaattgcTTTTATGGGCTTTCGATCAGTAG GAAAATCCTCATTGATTATCCAATATGTGGAAAATCAGTTTGTTGATTCTTATGATCCAACAATTGAAAATA CTTTTTCCAAGACCACAAGAGTAGGAGGCCAGGATTATGAACTGCATGTGATAGACACAGCCGGTCAAGATGAGTATTCAGTCATACCACAATCTTACTTCATCAATATCAATGGCtatgtattggtctactcaGTCAACTCACAAAAAAG CTTTGAAGTGGTGAAACATGTATATAACAAGATCATTGACATGAAAGGAAGAATTAC tGTTCCCATTGTTTTAGTGGCCAACAAAAAGGATCTGCGTATAGAAAG GGTTATTTCTGAAGATGATGGAAAAAGACTAGCTGAATCGTGGAAAGTTCCTTTTTTGGAAGCATCAGCCAAAGAGAATTCA tcAGTAAAAGATATTTTTGATACAATTCTGAACACtatgagacagaaagagaatggGGAAACCCCAGAGAAAAGTAGCTGTGTTCTATCATAG